A region from the Drosophila takahashii strain IR98-3 E-12201 chromosome 2L, DtakHiC1v2, whole genome shotgun sequence genome encodes:
- the LOC108063812 gene encoding TBC1 domain family member 19 isoform X1, whose translation MEELQDASIHHMTAKVIAAIKNTKSYEPIYKELQKLVCNPSVDTHDMRNTLEDAIKSAGLETEIRNIVYNLVRSRLAKPDDKSLANKQGAKPTVSDPLGYLKRAGVLWDRRVRKSLNAMCTELKVPLHGQPRISADREDFMAKWNELSNYNMDLANYRPVYAPKDLLEVLLSLKGPAKTTENTDQIPQWEFSHIALPVKNLFELRAHYADLLRSDGYLGVPDLTVQCQRILEGRHAPMCQQFLKKGCTPAPYRGALWASVLDSKLHDYDIDYWQKLRNAVWTTDHIVDKLVFKDIQLTASNDDQYFVFEDVLYQVLLCFSRDTDIGGCVEYETFPVKGKTYEGPPSGVVPFHGICMFAAPFCYLYDSPVNLYYTFRAFYIRYCHRLTTINTHPQGIVSLCLLFEKLLQTYEPQLWSHFRELQIQPLRVVFKWLMRAFSGHLPPDQLLVLWDLILGFDSLEILPLFAIIILSFRKESIMQVASLDSIEAILADLSSIKVLPLVQLALSRD comes from the exons ATGGAGGAGCTGCAGGATGCCAGCATCCATCACATGACCGCCAAGGTAATCGCGGCCATCAAGAACACAAAGAGCTATGAGCCCATCTACAAGGAGCTGCAGAAGTTGGTCTGCAATCCCAGCGTGGACACCCACGACATGCGCAACACCCTGGAGGATGCCATCAAGAGCGCCGGCTTGGAGACGGAGATCCGGAACATTGTCTACAATCTGGTGCGGAGTCGCTTGGCCAAACCCGATGACAAGTCCCTGGCGAATAAGCAGGGAGCG AAACCCACCGTTAGTGATCCTCTTGGCTATTTAAAAAGGGCCGGAGTTCTTTGGGATCGAAGGGTTAGAAAGAGCTTGAATGCCATGTGTACAGAGCTGAAGGTTCCACTGCATGGACAACCGAGGATCAGTGCCGATCGAGAGGACTTTATGGCCAAGTGGAACGAACTGAGCAACTATAATATGG ATCTGGCCAACTATAGACCGGTTTACGCACCCAAAGATCTACTGGAGGTGCTACTCTCGCTGAAAGGACCCGCCAAAACCACCGAGAATACAGA TCAAATACCACAGTGGGAGTTCTCGCACATTGCCTTGCCCGTGAAGAACTTGTTTGAGCTACGTGCCCATTATGCGGATCTCCTACGAAGTGATGGCTACTTGGGAGTGCCCGATCTCACGGTCCAATGTCAGCGGATTCTGGAGGGGAGGCATGCACCCATGTGTCAGCAGTTCCTGAAGAAGGGTTGCACCCCGGCACCCTATAGAGGAGCTCTTTGGGCCTCTGTACTAGACAGCAAGTTGCACGACTAT GACATTGATTACTGGCAGAAGCTGCGCAATGCTGTCTGGACCACCGATCATATCGTAGACAAACTGGTCTTCAAGGATATCCAGTTAACTGCCTCCAATGACGACCAGTACTTTGTGTTCGAGGACGTACTGTACCAGGTGCTGCTCTGCTTCTCCCGAGACACGGACATCGGTGGCTGTGTGGAGTACGAGACCTTTCCGGTGAAGGGCAAGACGTACGAGGGTCCGCCCTCGGGCGTGGTGCCCTTCCATGGCATCTGCATGTTCGCCGCCCCCTTCTGCTATCTCTACGACTCGCCGGTGAATCTGTACTACACATTTAGGGCCTTCTACATCCGCTACTGCCATCGCTTGACCACGATCAATACTCATCCGCAGGGTATCGTGAGTTTGTGCCTGCTGTTCGAGAAGCTCTTGCAGACCTACGAACCGCAGTTGTGGTCTCATTTCCGGGAGCTGCAGATTCAGCC TCTAAGGGTCGTCTTCAAGTGGCTGATGCGCGCTTTTTCCGGACATTTACCACCCGACCAACTGCTGGTTCTCTGGGATCTG ATCCTTGGCTTCGATAGCCTGGAGATCCTGCCGCTATTCGCCATCATTATCCTGAGTTTCAGAAAAGAGAGCATCATGCAGGTGGCCTCCTTAGACAGCATCGAAGCCATTCTGGCGGATCTGTCCTCTATAAAGGTGCTGCCCCTAGTTCAATTAGCCCTCAGTCGGGACTAA
- the LOC108063815 gene encoding probable cytochrome P450 28d1 yields MCPCVSTVLFVIAAFLALIYVFLIWNFNYWKKRGIPSAKSWPFVGSFPSVFTQKRNVVYDIDEIYEQYKNTDSIVGVFQTRMPQLLVTSPEYAHKIFVSDFRSFHDNEMSKFTSKKVDKILANNPFILTGESWKERRAEVTPGLSANRVKASYPVSQRVCKSFADYIKRQQRMASSDGLNTKELCLHYTTEVVSDCVLGISAQSFTDNPTPLVGMIKRVFEQSFGFILYTVVANLWPPIRNFYSVGLFAKDVEEFFFDIMRKCIQVRRENPGQQRDDFLNYMLQLQEKKGLDAVELTSHTMTFLTDGFETTAQVLTHALLLLGRNPEEQRKLREEIGTAELTFEQLSELPFIEACINETLRLFSPLTAARKVVTKPYEFLNKNGVGVKVYPGDVVIIPANAFHYDPQYYEDPQSFKPQRFLDVNGGAKKYRDQGVYFGFGDGPRICPGMRFALTQVKAALVEILRNFDIKVNPKTRTDNQFDDTYFMAALKGGVWLDFVDRK; encoded by the exons ATGTGTCCCTGTGTTTCGACGGTTCTTTTCGTAATCGCGGCCTTTCTGGCCTTGATCTATGTCTTTCTGATCTGGAACTTTAACTACTGGAAGAAGCGAGGCATTCCCTCGGCCAAATCATGGCCTTTCGTGGGCAGTTTCCCCAGCGTTTTTACCCAGAAGCGCAACGTGGTCTACGACATCGATGAGATATACGA ACAGTACAAAAACACCGATAGCATTGTGGGGGTATTCCAAACTAGAATGCCACAACTTTTGGTCACAAGTCCGGAATATGCTCACAAAATTTTCGTTAGCGATTTTCGCAGCTTCCACGACAATGAGATGTCCAAGTTT ACTAGCAAAAAGGTGGACAAGATTCTGGCCAACAACCCGTTCATATTGACAGGTGAATCCTGGAAGGAAAGACGCGCGGAGGTTACACCCGGACTTTCGGCAAATAGG GTCAAAGCTTCCTATCCTGTTTCGCAACGCGTTTGTAAATCCTTTGCTGATTACATTAAACGACAGCAACGAATGGCCTCCTCGGATGGTTTGAATACCAAGGAATTGTGCTTGCACTATACCACCGAAGTGGTTTCTGATTGTGTTTTGGGTATCTCCGCCCAGAGTTTCACTGATAATCCCACACCTCTCGTGGGAATGATTAAGCGAGTCTTTGAGCAGTCCTTTGGATTCATCTTGTACACAGTGGTGGCCAATCTATGGCCACCGATCCGAAACTTCTACAGCGTTGGTCTGTTCGCCAAGGACGTGGAGGAGTTCTTCTTCGATATCATGAGGAAGTGCATCCAAGTGAGGCGGGAGAATCCGGGACAACAGCGCGACGACTTCCTCAACTACATGCTGCAGTTGCAGGAGAAGAAGGGACTGGACGCCGTGGAGTTGACCTCACATACCATGACCTTCCTCACCGATGGATTTGAGACCACCGCTCAGGTGCTGACCCATGCTTTGCTACTCCTGGGACGCAATCCTGAGGAGCAGAGGAAGTTAAGGGAGGAAATAGGAACTGCGGAGTTGACCTTTGAACAGTTGAGTGAACTACCTTTTATTGAGGCCTGCATTAATG AAACCCTACGACTTTTCTCTCCCCTGACGGCTGCCCGCAAGGTGGTCACTAAGCCCTACGagttcctaaacaaaaatggAGTAGGCGTTAAGGTTTATCCGGGTGATGTGGTCATTATTCCAGCCAACGCCTTCCATTACGATCCTCAGTACTACGAGGATCCGCAGTCCTTCAAGCCCCAGCGATTCCTGGACGTCAATGGCGGAGCCAAGAAGTACCGAGATCAGGGTGTTTACTTTGGTTTCGGCGATGGACCGCGTATTTGTCCAG GCATGCGGTTCGCACTCACCCAAGTTAAAGCCGCCCTGGTGGAGATCTTGCGGAACTTTGACATCAAGGTCAATCCCAAAACACGCACGGATAATCAGTTTGATGACACATATTTTATGGCTGCCTTGAAAGGGGGCGTTTGGCTGGACTTTGTGGATCGCAAATAG
- the LOC108063812 gene encoding TBC1 domain family member 19 isoform X2: protein MMISSETSQSGANMELSTSSLTLCTLKPTVSDPLGYLKRAGVLWDRRVRKSLNAMCTELKVPLHGQPRISADREDFMAKWNELSNYNMDLANYRPVYAPKDLLEVLLSLKGPAKTTENTDQIPQWEFSHIALPVKNLFELRAHYADLLRSDGYLGVPDLTVQCQRILEGRHAPMCQQFLKKGCTPAPYRGALWASVLDSKLHDYDIDYWQKLRNAVWTTDHIVDKLVFKDIQLTASNDDQYFVFEDVLYQVLLCFSRDTDIGGCVEYETFPVKGKTYEGPPSGVVPFHGICMFAAPFCYLYDSPVNLYYTFRAFYIRYCHRLTTINTHPQGIVSLCLLFEKLLQTYEPQLWSHFRELQIQPLRVVFKWLMRAFSGHLPPDQLLVLWDLILGFDSLEILPLFAIIILSFRKESIMQVASLDSIEAILADLSSIKVLPLVQLALSRD, encoded by the exons ATGATGATTTCATCAGAAACCTCTCAAAGTGGAGCAAATATGGAGCTTTCAACCAGCTCTTTAACTTTATGCACTTTA AAACCCACCGTTAGTGATCCTCTTGGCTATTTAAAAAGGGCCGGAGTTCTTTGGGATCGAAGGGTTAGAAAGAGCTTGAATGCCATGTGTACAGAGCTGAAGGTTCCACTGCATGGACAACCGAGGATCAGTGCCGATCGAGAGGACTTTATGGCCAAGTGGAACGAACTGAGCAACTATAATATGG ATCTGGCCAACTATAGACCGGTTTACGCACCCAAAGATCTACTGGAGGTGCTACTCTCGCTGAAAGGACCCGCCAAAACCACCGAGAATACAGA TCAAATACCACAGTGGGAGTTCTCGCACATTGCCTTGCCCGTGAAGAACTTGTTTGAGCTACGTGCCCATTATGCGGATCTCCTACGAAGTGATGGCTACTTGGGAGTGCCCGATCTCACGGTCCAATGTCAGCGGATTCTGGAGGGGAGGCATGCACCCATGTGTCAGCAGTTCCTGAAGAAGGGTTGCACCCCGGCACCCTATAGAGGAGCTCTTTGGGCCTCTGTACTAGACAGCAAGTTGCACGACTAT GACATTGATTACTGGCAGAAGCTGCGCAATGCTGTCTGGACCACCGATCATATCGTAGACAAACTGGTCTTCAAGGATATCCAGTTAACTGCCTCCAATGACGACCAGTACTTTGTGTTCGAGGACGTACTGTACCAGGTGCTGCTCTGCTTCTCCCGAGACACGGACATCGGTGGCTGTGTGGAGTACGAGACCTTTCCGGTGAAGGGCAAGACGTACGAGGGTCCGCCCTCGGGCGTGGTGCCCTTCCATGGCATCTGCATGTTCGCCGCCCCCTTCTGCTATCTCTACGACTCGCCGGTGAATCTGTACTACACATTTAGGGCCTTCTACATCCGCTACTGCCATCGCTTGACCACGATCAATACTCATCCGCAGGGTATCGTGAGTTTGTGCCTGCTGTTCGAGAAGCTCTTGCAGACCTACGAACCGCAGTTGTGGTCTCATTTCCGGGAGCTGCAGATTCAGCC TCTAAGGGTCGTCTTCAAGTGGCTGATGCGCGCTTTTTCCGGACATTTACCACCCGACCAACTGCTGGTTCTCTGGGATCTG ATCCTTGGCTTCGATAGCCTGGAGATCCTGCCGCTATTCGCCATCATTATCCTGAGTTTCAGAAAAGAGAGCATCATGCAGGTGGCCTCCTTAGACAGCATCGAAGCCATTCTGGCGGATCTGTCCTCTATAAAGGTGCTGCCCCTAGTTCAATTAGCCCTCAGTCGGGACTAA
- the LOC108063817 gene encoding inactive pancreatic lipase-related protein 1, which yields MMNKLWSFLFLLGFSILMIVAGLEDEESNCFALRDEACPNANITFWLYTKEKPEGLEISPFSIPVLEFLPMKSLKVLIHGFNGHRNYTPNVQLRPRFIKLDINVISLDFQKLANEPCYSEAVHNAKYVGRCIAQLLRLLLESKLVANKDVHLIGLGLGAHVAGFVGQFMPEHKLEHITALDPAKPLYLVNDTAQKLDPTDAKFVDVVHTDVLMLGLLEAVGHVDFYLNMGVEQPNCGPVNQMETHFCYHNRAADYYAESISSNAGFYGFYCPNYKSFATGACVPKKDIEPMGFYAHPEARGRYFLETNNGPPYAKGTNYKNINRQLKGRTFMNDELIDQLFENKADA from the exons ATGATGAACAAGTTGTggtctttcctttttttgttag GCTTTTCAATTCTTATGATTGTGGCTGGCTTAGAAGATGAGGAATCGAACTGCTTTGCCCTGCGTGACGAAGCGTGTCCCAATGCCAACATTACCTTTTGGCTCTACAC aaaagaaaaaccgGAGGGATTGGAGATCTCACCATTTAGCATTCCCGTACTTGAATTTCTACCCATGAAATCGCTCAAGGTGCTGATCCATGGATTCAATGGTCACCGCAACTATACGCCCAACGTCCAGTTACGTCCTCGATTTATCAAGCTGGATATAAATGTGATATCCTTGGACTTTCAAAAACTGGCTAATGAACCCTGCTACTCGGAGGCAGTTCACAATGCCAAGTACGTGGGTCGCTGTATTGCCCAATTGCTGCGATTGCTACTCGAAAGCAAATTGGTCGCGAATAAGGATGTGCATCTTatcggtttgggtttgggtgcCCATGTGGCGGGATTCGTGGGCCAGTTTATGCCGGAACATAAGTTGGAACATATCACTGCCCTCGATCCGGCCAAACCTCTTTACTTGGTCAACGATACGGCCCAGAAACTTGATCCCACTGATGCCAAATTCGTGGACGTTGTGCACACGGATGTGCTGATGCTCGGCCTTCTGGAGGCAGTGGGCCACGTGGACTTCTACTTGAACATGGGCGTAGAGCAACCTAATTGTGGGCCGGTGAATCAAA tGGAAACCCATTTTTGTTACCATAACCGAGCCGCTGATTACTACGCCGAATCCATTTCGTCAAATGCCGGCTTTTATGGCTTCTACTGTCCCAACTACAAGAGTTTTGCGACAGGGGCCTGTGTTCCCAAGAAGGATATAGAACCGATGGGTTTCTACGCTCATCCAGA AGCCAGGGGCAGGTATTTTCTGGAGACCAATAATGGACCGCCTTATGCAAAGGGGACAAACTATAAGAATATTAATCGTCAGCTCAAAGGTCGCACTTTCATGAACGATGAACTCATAGACCAACTCTTTGAAAACAAAGCTGATGCTTAG
- the LOC108063816 gene encoding probable cytochrome P450 28d2: MCPICCTLLFIAGFLALVYIFLTWNFDYWRKRGIQTATTFPFVGSFPSMFTKKRNVAYDIDDIYQQYKETEKIVGVFTTRRPQLLVLCPEYISKIYAGDFRSFHDNERGNSVDKSVDKILGNNPFVLKGEEWKERRAEITPGLSPNRVKAVYPVSQSVCKKFVDYIRRQQKLATSQGLDAMELSLCFTTEVVSDSVLGISAQSFTDNPTPLVGMIQRVFNSSFGFILYSVLVNIWPPIRRFYSVPFFTKEAEDFFFDIMRRCIKLRQEKPEQQRDDFLNYMLNLQEKKGLDAAELTAHTMTFLTDGFETTALVLSHTLLMLGRHPEDLQKVRQEIGSKELTFEQLTELPYLEACIHETLRLFSPQVAARKLVTEPYDFVNKNGVTLRVNPGDVIIIPVKALHHDPQYYDNPQAFKPERFLEVNGGVKKYRDQGVYLPFGNGPRICPGIRFALTQLKAALVEIVRNFDISVNPKTRSDDRLDDTFFMATLKGGIYLDFKER, from the exons ATGTGTCCCATCTGCTGTACGCTGCTCTTTATAGCAGGGTTTTTGGCCCTGGTCTACATATTCCTCACCTGGAACTTTGACTATTGGAGGAAGCGAGGCATCCAGACAGCTACCACATTTCCATTCGTCGGCAGTTTTCCCAGCATGTTCACCAAGAAGCGCAACGTTGCCTACGACATCGATGATATCTATCA GCAATACAAGGAAACGGAAAAAATAGTGGGGGTGTTTACCACACGACGTCCCCAGCTGCTTGTTTTGTGCCCGGAATATATAAGCAAGATTTACGCCGGCGATTTTCGCAGTTTCCATGACAATGAAAGGGGGAATTCG GTAGACAAAAGTGTGGACAAGATTCTGGGCAACAATCCATTCGTTCTAAAAGGCGAGGAGTGGAAGGAAAGAAGGGCGGAAATCACGCCAGGACTATCTCCCAATCGA GTCAAGGCCGTATATCCAGTGTCGCAGAGTGTGTGCAAAAAGTTTGTGGATTATATCAGGCGTCAGCAAAAGTTGGCCACCTCCCAGGGTTTGGATGCAATGGAACTGTCCCTCTGCTTCACCACCGAAGTGGTTTCGGATAGTGTCCTCGGGATCTCAGCGCAGAGCTTCACGGACAACCCAACTCCTCTGGTCGGAATGATCCAGCGAGTGTTCAACTCGTCCTTCGGCTTCATCCTCTACAGCGTGTTGGTCAACATCTGGCCACCGATTCGCCGGTTCTACAGCGTTCCCTTCTTCACCAAGGAAGCAGAAGACTTCTTCTTCGACATCATGAGGCGATGCATTAAATTGAGGCAGGAGAAACCGGAACAGCAGCGAGATGATTTCCTCAACTATATGCTGAACTTGCAGGAGAAGAAGGGTCTGGATGCGGCCGAGCTAACTGCTCATACGATGACTTTTCTTACTGATGGTTTTGAGACCACTGCTCTGGTGCTATCCCATACCCTATTGATGCTGGGACGTCATCCCGAGGACCTGCAAAAGGTGAGGCAGGAGATTGGCAGTAAAGAACTAACCTTTGAACAGTTGACCGAACTGCCCTATTTAGAGGCCTGCATTCATG AAACCCTGCGATTGTTTTCACCGCAAGTGGCGGCCCGAAAACTGGTAACCGAGCCCTACGACTTTGTGAACAAGAATGGTGTTACCTTGCGAGTGAATCCTGGGGATGTGATCATCATTCCAGTGAAAGCACTGCACCACGATCCACAGTATTATGATAATCCACAGGCTTTTAAGCCGGAGCGATTCCTAGAAGTCAATGGCGGTGTAAAAAAGTATCGGGATCAGGGAGTATATCTTCCCTTCGGCAATGGACCGCGCATCTGTCCAG GCATTCGATTTGCTCTCACTCAACTTAAGGCAGCTCTAGTGGAAATCGTACGAAATTTCGACATTAGTGTTAATCCCAAGACCCGATCGGATGATCGACTAGATGATACATTTTTCATGGCCACTTTGAAAGGTGGTATTTACTTAGACTTTAAGGAGCGATAA